From a single Kryptolebias marmoratus isolate JLee-2015 linkage group LG6, ASM164957v2, whole genome shotgun sequence genomic region:
- the LOC108246917 gene encoding RNA-binding protein 34-like: MCLFHCSDSVPSGEAPSWQQSAHYTVGQVSGSLSQQNFEASGSLSALFSTSAQTAGLLFQPARKKITKKEDEQEINCKVKEEPRLKKKKKTSSAADQKLQNRESSLQNADDEEKGQQSSAKKRKRRDSGAGRENDVEYWVMKRQKLKASKHEEALKSKRTVFVGNLPISCTEKTLRSFFRDQGPIESVRFRSVVREDPSMSRKVAVIK; this comes from the exons atgtgCCTTTTTCACTGCAGCGACTCTGTCCCCAGTGGAGAAGCACCATCCTGGCAGCAGTCAGCTCACTACACAGTGGGTCAGGTGTCAGGGAGTTTGTCCCAGCAGAACTTTGAGGCCTCGGGATCACTGTCAGCTTTGTTCAGCACCTCTGCACAGACTGCTGGTCTTCTGTTTCAGCCTGCACGCAAG AAGATAACCAAAAAAGAGGATGAACAAGAGATAAATTGCAAAGTGAAAGAAGAACCAAggctaaagaagaagaagaagacgagtTCAGCAGCTGATCAGAAGCTACAGAACAG GGAGAGCAGTTTACAGAATGCAGATGATGAGGAGAAAGGCCAGCAGAGCTCGgcaaagaagaggaagaggagggattCAGGGGCAGGAAGAGAGAATGATGTGGAGTATTGGGTGATGAAGCGACAGAAGCTGAAGGCCAGTAAACACGAGGAGGCCTTAAAGAGCAAGAGGACAGTTTTTGTTGGCAACCTGCCCATCAGCTGCACCGAGAAG ACTTTGCGGAGTTTCTTCAGAGACCAAGGGCCAATCGAATCTGTTCGATTTCGTTCAGTG GTTAGAGAGGATCCCTCCATGTCACGGAAAGTAGCCGTTATAAAGTAA